One segment of Terriglobales bacterium DNA contains the following:
- a CDS encoding radical SAM protein translates to MTRRSVVLINPRMCRPKSVRLPLSVLAVGAILEGRYDYEIIDGNLDANAVNRAVTAAQREDCALVGVTVMPGPQVAPAIEISVAIRAAHPSVPIAWGGYFPTLYPDSAINAPYVDYVVRGEGERTIVQLLEQLPDAGSPDPASNSSSNHSDALRGIAGVTWKQDGQVVHNPNRGFVPPDEHPPLPYERVGDVGRYLRPSFMGSRTAVHQAALGCRYHCTFCGVVSMFDGYTRMGSSARLELALTTLSRNYSANAMQFYDHNFFDNEESSQAPLEVLSRFNLPWWCYARADTLANFSPRTWDRLRTSHLRMAYIGAEAASNAVLRRMKKGSRAEHTIEVARLCREYGVIPEFSFVLGGPEDPEDEIENTLQFIKKLKGINPECEIILYFYSPTPQRASGSKKDARPLLDSYGPGGPELPTTPEEWTQPQWLNYVCHQDAPWLSPKMRRRVRDFARVLACRFPTVQDYATPAWGKTLLKTLAGWRYQSGRYANAWELELARRFIPLRQPQRDSL, encoded by the coding sequence ATGACACGGCGAAGCGTGGTGTTGATCAATCCGCGAATGTGCCGACCGAAGAGCGTGCGGCTGCCGCTTTCGGTGCTGGCGGTGGGCGCGATACTCGAAGGCCGCTACGATTACGAGATCATCGACGGAAACCTCGATGCCAATGCCGTGAATCGTGCCGTGACGGCTGCGCAGCGCGAGGATTGCGCCCTCGTCGGCGTCACGGTAATGCCCGGACCCCAGGTCGCCCCGGCGATCGAGATTTCTGTAGCAATCCGGGCGGCGCATCCATCGGTTCCAATCGCGTGGGGCGGTTACTTCCCTACTCTGTATCCGGACTCAGCTATCAACGCGCCGTACGTCGATTATGTTGTTCGCGGCGAAGGAGAGCGCACGATTGTCCAGTTGTTGGAACAGCTTCCCGATGCCGGTTCGCCGGATCCCGCCAGCAATTCGAGCAGCAATCATTCTGATGCGCTGCGTGGCATCGCGGGAGTCACTTGGAAACAAGATGGACAGGTGGTCCACAATCCCAATCGCGGATTTGTTCCGCCCGACGAGCATCCGCCCCTGCCCTATGAGCGCGTTGGCGACGTTGGGCGCTATCTGCGTCCAAGTTTCATGGGATCGCGAACCGCCGTGCATCAAGCGGCACTTGGATGCCGTTATCATTGCACTTTTTGCGGTGTGGTTTCGATGTTCGATGGCTATACGCGTATGGGATCGAGTGCAAGGCTGGAACTGGCACTTACCACTCTTTCCCGAAACTACAGCGCAAACGCGATGCAATTCTACGATCACAACTTTTTCGACAACGAGGAGAGCAGTCAAGCGCCTCTGGAGGTGCTTTCACGCTTCAATCTGCCTTGGTGGTGTTATGCGCGCGCAGATACGCTGGCCAACTTCTCACCGCGCACATGGGATCGTCTGCGCACCTCGCACCTGAGAATGGCCTATATCGGCGCCGAAGCTGCCAGCAACGCGGTGCTTCGTCGCATGAAAAAGGGATCGCGCGCTGAACACACGATCGAGGTCGCGCGCCTCTGCCGTGAATATGGCGTGATTCCCGAGTTCTCCTTTGTCTTAGGCGGTCCTGAGGATCCTGAAGATGAGATCGAGAACACGCTCCAATTCATCAAGAAGCTGAAGGGAATCAATCCGGAGTGCGAAATCATCTTGTATTTTTACAGCCCGACTCCGCAGCGTGCTTCGGGTTCGAAGAAAGACGCGCGTCCTTTGCTGGATTCCTATGGTCCGGGTGGTCCGGAACTGCCTACGACTCCGGAGGAATGGACGCAGCCGCAGTGGCTAAACTACGTCTGCCATCAGGACGCGCCCTGGCTCTCGCCGAAGATGCGACGCCGCGTGCGGGACTTCGCTCGCGTGCTCGCCTGCCGGTTTCCCACTGTGCAAGACTATGCGACTCCGGCGTGGGGCAAGACCCTATTGAAGACCTTGGCAGGTTGGCGCTACCAGAGCGGACGCTATGCCAACGCCTGGGAACTAGAGTTGGCGCGCAGATTCATTCCCCTTCGGCAGCCCCAGCGGGATTCGTTGTGA
- a CDS encoding glycosyltransferase, translating to MPAEPLLTVFTSTVFADVVRIWFQCVSRAFPDGLARFEIFHDSDGPQLDPAEFPGATILHRTSTCREFHDAYNEAVQRCQTRYLAIIDSDVFWVSRGVWPRVQKELDDPNVAAVSCVSRSRRKSHGTYSVVLKPEIYREVMKKLPDGFFPRAESLDTSLPVFDWKWYDTGDVLSLAVVEAGYRINFHHMDRTGEIVRFFGVTLTRRGAATVGERKLAEMAGRGRYFWRGWTSNLALRRLHSHLFPHVRLYDFSFRASTLFGQSIWASPKRQGYRLCFLWLLWRSARKVEHFVRN from the coding sequence ATGCCCGCTGAGCCTTTGCTTACGGTCTTCACGTCTACAGTCTTTGCCGACGTGGTGCGGATCTGGTTTCAATGCGTCAGTCGCGCTTTCCCCGACGGGTTGGCGCGCTTCGAGATCTTTCACGACTCTGATGGTCCGCAGCTCGATCCGGCGGAATTTCCGGGCGCAACGATCTTGCATCGCACCTCAACCTGCCGCGAGTTTCATGACGCCTACAACGAAGCGGTTCAGCGTTGCCAGACTCGATATCTGGCAATCATCGACAGCGACGTCTTTTGGGTCTCGCGCGGAGTTTGGCCGCGCGTGCAGAAGGAGCTCGATGATCCCAATGTAGCGGCGGTCTCCTGCGTCTCGCGATCGCGCCGCAAGAGTCACGGGACGTACTCGGTGGTGTTGAAGCCGGAGATCTACCGCGAGGTCATGAAGAAATTGCCGGATGGCTTCTTTCCCCGCGCTGAGAGTCTAGACACAAGCCTTCCCGTCTTCGATTGGAAGTGGTACGACACTGGCGATGTGTTGTCGCTGGCGGTTGTTGAAGCCGGCTATAGGATCAACTTCCATCACATGGATCGCACCGGAGAAATTGTCCGTTTCTTTGGTGTGACGCTCACACGCCGCGGCGCAGCCACGGTGGGGGAGCGCAAGCTGGCGGAAATGGCGGGAAGGGGCCGCTATTTCTGGCGCGGATGGACCAGTAATCTCGCGTTACGACGATTGCACAGCCATCTATTTCCGCATGTCCGGCTTTACGATTTCTCCTTTCGTGCTTCCACACTCTTTGGGCAATCAATTTGGGCGTCGCCCAAGAGGCAGGGATACCGGCTTTGTTTCCTGTGGCTGCTTTGGCGATCGGCGAGAAAAGTGGAGCACTTTGTGCGAAACTAA
- the purM gene encoding phosphoribosylformylglycinamidine cyclo-ligase, with amino-acid sequence MSISSSQRPASITYADAGVDIAQANRTKQRIKYLAHKTFTKGVLSEIGGFGGLFSVDRKKYRDPVLVSSVDGVGTKLKIAFEMNLHHTVGADLVNHCVNDIAVQGATPLFFMDYLATGKLELEVAEKIITGITDACKQNGCALIGGETAEMPGFYPPGEYDLAGFIVGVVDRERIITGKNVREGDILLGLPSNGLHTNGYSLARRLLFTVAGYTPETYVNEIKNKVGNELMRIHKSYWPVLRRLAQNDVIAAMAHITGGGITENLPRVLPKGAAASVQMGSWPVPPIFCHMQKVGNVPQDDMMRTFNMGIGMVLVVPAKKFKRAQTLLERAGEKFYTIGRIVRGENKVVYS; translated from the coding sequence ATGTCTATAAGCTCATCGCAGCGTCCTGCCTCCATCACCTACGCCGATGCCGGCGTGGATATCGCCCAGGCCAACCGCACCAAGCAGCGCATCAAGTATCTGGCGCACAAGACCTTCACTAAGGGTGTGCTCAGTGAAATCGGCGGCTTTGGTGGGCTCTTTTCAGTGGATAGAAAGAAGTATCGCGATCCCGTGCTGGTTTCGAGCGTGGATGGCGTGGGCACCAAGCTCAAGATCGCCTTTGAAATGAACCTGCATCACACCGTGGGCGCTGATCTGGTGAACCACTGCGTGAACGATATCGCCGTGCAGGGCGCTACGCCGCTGTTCTTTATGGATTACCTGGCCACGGGCAAGCTCGAGCTCGAAGTTGCGGAAAAAATCATTACCGGCATTACTGATGCCTGCAAGCAGAACGGATGCGCACTCATTGGCGGCGAAACCGCGGAGATGCCTGGGTTTTATCCGCCGGGAGAGTACGATTTGGCGGGATTCATTGTGGGAGTCGTGGACCGCGAGCGCATCATCACCGGTAAGAATGTGCGTGAAGGCGACATCCTGCTGGGATTACCTTCCAATGGCCTGCACACCAACGGATACTCTCTCGCCCGCAGGCTGCTCTTTACCGTTGCCGGTTATACGCCGGAAACCTATGTGAATGAGATCAAGAACAAAGTGGGAAATGAGCTGATGCGCATTCACAAAAGTTACTGGCCGGTTTTGCGCCGCCTGGCGCAGAACGATGTGATCGCCGCCATGGCCCACATCACCGGAGGTGGGATTACAGAGAACTTGCCGCGCGTGCTTCCCAAGGGCGCCGCTGCCTCGGTACAGATGGGGAGCTGGCCGGTACCGCCCATCTTTTGCCACATGCAGAAGGTCGGCAATGTCCCGCAGGACGACATGATGCGTACCTTTAATATGGGTATCGGCATGGTGCTGGTCGTTCCGGCAAAAAAGTTCAAAAGAGCGCAGACCTTGCTGGAGCGGGCCGGAGAAAAATTCTACACCATCGGCAGAATCGTTCGCGGAGAGAACAAGGTCGTATATTCCTAA
- a CDS encoding methyltransferase, whose amino-acid sequence MISRLAIAEPRTNPWLRAAALLWLYVKRPFLLPRVRKHVLESVRGLPLLVWPDVLNPVVFRSGEYFAEIIASLPHAKGLALDMGTGSGVCAIFAAKQGYRVIAVDINPEAVRCAKINCLLNSVDSQVDVHQGDLFDTVLGERFDLVMFNPPFFRGEPTSLFDMSWRSRDIMERFAASLADILTDQGQALILLSTDGDCGSLVAALRANRFSLVVAGQRNFGNEIMTVYAARLKPPHGGPA is encoded by the coding sequence GTGATTTCGAGATTGGCCATCGCGGAACCGCGAACAAATCCGTGGCTGCGAGCCGCTGCATTGCTTTGGCTCTACGTCAAGAGACCATTCCTGCTGCCGCGCGTGCGCAAGCATGTGCTGGAATCGGTGCGAGGCTTGCCGTTGCTCGTGTGGCCGGATGTGCTGAATCCCGTGGTTTTCCGCAGCGGCGAATACTTCGCGGAAATCATCGCTAGTCTCCCGCACGCGAAAGGCCTGGCCTTGGACATGGGTACCGGCTCGGGGGTCTGCGCAATTTTTGCCGCCAAGCAAGGCTATCGCGTCATTGCCGTGGATATCAATCCCGAGGCTGTGCGTTGCGCCAAAATCAATTGCCTCCTTAATTCTGTGGATTCGCAGGTGGACGTGCACCAAGGGGATCTGTTTGACACAGTGCTCGGCGAGCGGTTCGATTTGGTAATGTTCAATCCTCCCTTCTTTCGGGGAGAACCGACGAGCCTTTTCGATATGAGTTGGCGGAGCCGCGACATCATGGAGCGCTTCGCTGCCAGTCTTGCTGATATCCTGACCGATCAAGGACAAGCTTTGATATTGCTTTCGACCGACGGCGACTGCGGCTCGCTCGTGGCGGCACTTCGGGCGAACAGGTTTTCGCTCGTGGTGGCCGGACAGCGCAATTTCGGGAACGAAATCATGACCGTTTATGCGGCGCGATTGAAGCCGCCGCATGGAGGCCCAGCATGA
- a CDS encoding nuclear transport factor 2 family protein, translating into MKCKLLCLLLALGVAVSSAHAQTHHVKKPPATPAAQGAPHSDDLALVELEKEFFAAIRQKDNDKLNAILADDFAYVTPGQPEMTRAQFLKHVQALPDTIEWLGADEMRVKIFGPVAAVTGVRNTKIRAENGTLVSSDASFADVFRKNGDEWELVLVHTVDLPAPGSSKVGK; encoded by the coding sequence ATGAAATGTAAATTGCTATGTCTTCTGCTTGCGCTTGGCGTGGCCGTGTCCTCAGCCCACGCCCAAACGCATCATGTAAAAAAGCCGCCTGCAACGCCCGCAGCACAGGGCGCTCCGCATAGCGACGACCTGGCGCTCGTAGAACTCGAAAAAGAATTCTTCGCTGCCATTCGCCAAAAAGACAACGATAAGCTCAACGCCATTCTGGCCGATGATTTTGCTTATGTTACCCCCGGCCAGCCGGAGATGACGCGCGCGCAGTTTCTCAAGCACGTGCAGGCGCTTCCCGATACCATTGAATGGCTGGGCGCCGATGAAATGCGGGTAAAAATCTTTGGTCCAGTTGCCGCCGTGACTGGTGTACGCAACACCAAAATACGCGCTGAGAATGGGACCCTGGTCAGTTCTGACGCTTCTTTCGCAGACGTTTTCAGGAAGAACGGAGACGAGTGGGAACTGGTACTGGTCCACACCGTTGATTTGCCTGCGCCTGGCAGCTCAAAGGTCGGAAAATAG
- the tyrS gene encoding tyrosine--tRNA ligase, which translates to MPNFPPVDEQLAYIKKGSAEIIREAELREKLENSRNTGKPLRVKAGFDPTAPDLHLGHTVLIRKLKHFQDLGHTAIFLIGDFTGMIGDPSGRSATRKPLTREEIDRNAETYKEQVFKILDAKKTVIDFNSRWFSKFSAVDFIRLAEKYTVSQLLEREDFHARFQEEKPIALHELLYPLVMGYDSVALEADVELGGTDQKFNLLTGREMQRQHGQPSQVILMTPILEGLDGVQKMSKSLGNAVGIKEPPLEMYGKVMSISDELMWRYYELLTDLSTAKIAEMKSQVSSGALHPMKAKKELAERIVADFHSAESARQAAADWEKQFQRDEVPENLETVTVRYGDIGASGSEPAAANNHQARVDKLLLKCGLVASASEGQRKIKEKAVRLNGNIVAQPPFAIPNFPFEATVQVGRKLRKVIVIA; encoded by the coding sequence ATGCCTAATTTTCCTCCTGTGGACGAGCAGCTTGCCTACATCAAGAAAGGCTCGGCGGAGATCATCCGCGAGGCTGAGCTGCGCGAAAAGCTGGAAAACTCTCGGAATACCGGCAAGCCGCTGCGGGTAAAAGCCGGCTTTGATCCGACTGCGCCAGACCTACACCTGGGCCATACCGTCCTGATTCGCAAACTCAAGCACTTTCAGGACCTGGGCCACACCGCCATTTTTCTGATCGGAGATTTTACCGGGATGATCGGCGATCCCAGCGGACGCAGCGCAACCCGCAAGCCGCTTACGCGAGAAGAGATTGATCGCAATGCTGAGACTTACAAAGAGCAGGTCTTCAAGATCCTCGATGCGAAGAAGACAGTGATCGATTTCAACAGCCGCTGGTTCTCGAAATTCAGCGCCGTCGATTTTATCCGGCTGGCGGAGAAGTACACGGTCTCACAATTGCTCGAGCGCGAAGACTTTCATGCGCGCTTTCAGGAGGAAAAACCGATTGCCCTGCACGAGCTGCTCTATCCGCTGGTGATGGGTTACGACTCGGTGGCCCTGGAGGCCGATGTGGAACTCGGTGGGACAGATCAGAAGTTTAATTTGCTCACCGGACGCGAAATGCAGCGGCAACACGGCCAGCCATCACAAGTGATCTTGATGACGCCGATCCTCGAGGGCCTTGATGGTGTGCAGAAGATGTCGAAATCGCTCGGCAACGCCGTCGGCATCAAGGAGCCTCCGTTGGAGATGTACGGCAAGGTGATGTCAATCTCCGATGAGCTCATGTGGCGCTATTATGAGTTGCTGACCGATCTTTCCACGGCGAAGATCGCGGAAATGAAATCACAGGTTTCCTCCGGCGCCTTGCATCCCATGAAAGCCAAGAAGGAGCTGGCAGAGAGAATTGTTGCTGATTTTCACTCTGCCGAGTCTGCCCGCCAGGCCGCTGCGGATTGGGAAAAACAGTTCCAACGCGATGAAGTGCCGGAGAATCTAGAGACTGTAACAGTCCGATATGGCGACATTGGCGCGTCAGGTTCTGAACCCGCGGCTGCTAACAATCATCAGGCGCGAGTTGATAAATTGCTCTTAAAATGCGGATTGGTTGCCTCAGCAAGCGAAGGCCAACGCAAAATAAAAGAAAAGGCTGTGCGGCTGAACGGGAATATAGTAGCTCAGCCTCCATTTGCTATCCCTAATTTTCCCTTTGAGGCAACAGTGCAGGTTGGGCGCAAGCTCCGCAAAGTGATAGTTATTGCTTGA
- the pgeF gene encoding peptidoglycan editing factor PgeF, producing the protein MATTTAKKRKQPAAQPPKILSAENFVRQPWLLQGWSTRPGGRSDIYGRGALNLGFTSDDKRENVEQNRQIFLQRLGAQKNKKPFPLVTLRQIHSAHIYLVDRVFAKPLAGDGMVTNKPGLVLGIQTADCLPVLIADPVKKAVGAFHAGWRGTLARIVEKGVGAMRMHFGSDPEQLQAALGPGIGGCCYSVGAEVQSEFESQFDYAQELFHTVFESDPVREKYPMLFLTARAPGHSDLGPQIHLDLVKANQRQLLSAGLKEENISASSLCTACNLKLLFSHRAERGKTGRMMAAIGIRPAG; encoded by the coding sequence ATGGCAACCACGACAGCTAAGAAGAGGAAACAACCCGCAGCCCAGCCACCGAAGATTTTGTCTGCTGAAAATTTTGTCCGACAACCCTGGCTGCTGCAAGGATGGAGCACGCGCCCGGGCGGCCGCTCAGACATTTATGGCCGGGGTGCGCTGAACCTGGGGTTCACCTCCGATGACAAGCGGGAGAATGTAGAGCAAAACCGCCAGATTTTTCTGCAACGCCTGGGAGCACAAAAGAATAAGAAACCGTTTCCACTGGTCACGCTGCGGCAAATCCACTCTGCCCATATTTATTTGGTAGACCGCGTTTTTGCCAAGCCTTTAGCTGGTGATGGGATGGTGACCAACAAGCCCGGCCTTGTACTGGGCATTCAAACTGCCGATTGCCTGCCGGTGTTGATTGCTGATCCGGTAAAAAAAGCCGTGGGGGCCTTTCATGCCGGGTGGCGCGGTACGCTGGCGCGCATTGTTGAAAAAGGCGTGGGAGCCATGCGCATGCATTTTGGCAGCGATCCGGAGCAGCTTCAGGCTGCGCTTGGTCCCGGCATTGGCGGTTGCTGTTACAGCGTGGGGGCTGAGGTGCAGTCGGAATTCGAAAGCCAGTTTGACTATGCCCAGGAGTTGTTTCACACAGTGTTCGAGTCGGACCCGGTTCGTGAGAAGTATCCAATGCTCTTTCTGACGGCGCGTGCGCCCGGACACAGCGACCTGGGGCCGCAGATCCACCTTGATCTGGTGAAGGCAAACCAGCGGCAGCTCTTGAGTGCGGGATTGAAAGAAGAAAATATCAGCGCTTCGTCTTTGTGTACGGCCTGCAACTTGAAATTGCTTTTCTCTCACCGCGCAGAGCGGGGGAAAACCGGCCGCATGATGGCGGCGATAGGAATCAGGCCGGCAGGTTAA
- the sppA gene encoding signal peptide peptidase SppA produces MTETKRSRTWLWVLLGGGFFFIFMVAVITLMIVAMHSDRKFSGFGDKIAVVDLEGVIIEPQTVVGQLKDFADDDSIKAIILHINTPGGGAAASQEIYTEVRRIRDEKKKTIVASVESVGASGGYYVASGTNKIYANPASVVGSIGVISEWINYEELMKWAKLKDVTLKAGALKDAGNPAREMTPEERAYFQSLIDDMHQQFISAVAEGRKMKVEDVKAIADGRVWTGQQALPLKLVDKLGDFQTAVDETAKSVGIKGEPELVRPQKDRRTLLDVLTGDVSNFVPDKAKMLDTHVGFYYLWK; encoded by the coding sequence ATGACAGAGACGAAACGCTCCCGTACATGGCTTTGGGTGTTGCTGGGTGGAGGCTTTTTTTTCATCTTCATGGTTGCCGTTATCACCCTGATGATCGTGGCCATGCACAGCGATCGAAAGTTTAGCGGTTTTGGTGACAAGATTGCCGTTGTTGATCTGGAAGGCGTGATCATCGAGCCACAAACCGTGGTCGGGCAGCTCAAAGATTTTGCCGATGATGATTCCATCAAAGCCATCATCCTGCATATCAACACCCCCGGAGGCGGGGCAGCGGCCTCGCAGGAGATTTATACCGAAGTGCGCCGTATCCGCGACGAGAAGAAGAAGACGATTGTGGCCTCGGTGGAGTCGGTCGGCGCCAGCGGCGGATACTACGTCGCCTCCGGCACTAACAAAATTTATGCCAACCCGGCCAGCGTGGTGGGCAGCATCGGCGTCATCTCGGAGTGGATCAACTATGAAGAGCTCATGAAGTGGGCCAAGCTCAAGGACGTGACTCTGAAGGCCGGCGCTCTCAAAGATGCCGGCAATCCCGCGCGTGAGATGACCCCCGAGGAGCGGGCCTACTTTCAAAGCCTGATTGACGATATGCATCAGCAATTCATCTCTGCCGTTGCCGAAGGCCGCAAAATGAAGGTGGAGGACGTGAAGGCGATCGCCGATGGACGTGTCTGGACCGGGCAGCAGGCGCTCCCGCTGAAGTTGGTGGATAAGCTGGGCGATTTTCAGACTGCAGTGGATGAAACCGCCAAATCGGTGGGGATCAAGGGAGAGCCGGAGCTGGTTCGTCCCCAGAAAGACCGCCGCACATTGCTGGATGTGCTGACTGGCGACGTCTCCAATTTTGTTCCCGACAAAGCGAAAATGCTGGATACACACGTCGGCTTTTATTACCTGTGGAAGTGA
- the purN gene encoding phosphoribosylglycinamide formyltransferase — translation MVTKKLGILLSGRGSNFEAIAESISAGRIANAEIALVISNRAEAGGIESARRRGLPALVVPSKGKAREAHDAEVVTALREKKVDLICLAGYMRLLSPWFVQQFPQRILNIHPSLLPAFPGLEAQRQALEYGVKVSGCTVHFVDEHLDHGAIIVQRTVPVLDSDDDHALAARILQQEHIAYTEAINIVLEGNYEIVGRRVQMPGNIKLAAERHA, via the coding sequence ATGGTTACCAAAAAGCTCGGCATATTGCTCAGTGGACGCGGCTCCAACTTTGAAGCCATTGCCGAATCTATTTCTGCCGGGCGCATTGCGAATGCTGAGATCGCATTGGTGATTTCCAACCGTGCCGAAGCTGGCGGAATCGAATCGGCCCGCAGGCGCGGCTTGCCTGCGCTGGTGGTTCCTTCCAAGGGCAAGGCGCGCGAGGCGCACGATGCCGAAGTTGTGACCGCACTCAGAGAAAAAAAAGTAGATTTGATTTGTCTGGCAGGATACATGCGCCTGCTCTCGCCCTGGTTTGTGCAGCAGTTCCCACAAAGAATCCTGAATATACATCCTTCGCTGCTGCCTGCTTTTCCGGGACTTGAGGCGCAGCGCCAGGCCCTGGAGTACGGCGTGAAGGTTTCGGGTTGTACCGTACACTTTGTGGATGAACACCTCGATCACGGCGCCATCATTGTGCAGCGAACTGTGCCTGTTCTGGATTCCGATGACGATCACGCGTTGGCCGCTCGCATCCTGCAGCAAGAGCACATTGCTTACACGGAGGCGATCAACATTGTGCTGGAAGGGAACTACGAAATCGTTGGCCGCCGGGTGCAGATGCCAGGGAACATAAAGCTGGCCGCAGAGCGGCACGCGTAA
- the pgsA gene encoding CDP-diacylglycerol--glycerol-3-phosphate 3-phosphatidyltransferase: MNLPNSISLSRIASIPLLIWILLGNYFSSENGHKELAAATLFILASITDGIDGYLARRRSQITSMGMLLDPLADKLMVTAAFVTLVQFNPRIVPAWVAVVIIGREFLVSGLRSIAASEGFTIEASDLGKFKMLVQIVSVVAAILDHRWAWWDLHKLYLPIGLPVHFIAQLSIWFMLTVSLFSAGDYFVGFWNKIDRRVERRRRRPFILRRRKGTPVVTAPQPIDSSPQ; this comes from the coding sequence GTGAATCTACCTAACTCCATCTCGCTGTCACGTATTGCCAGTATTCCGCTATTGATCTGGATTCTGTTAGGCAACTACTTCAGCAGCGAAAACGGACACAAAGAGCTGGCCGCCGCCACCCTGTTCATCCTGGCTTCGATTACCGACGGAATTGATGGCTACCTGGCCCGCCGCAGGTCACAGATCACCTCCATGGGTATGCTGCTCGACCCGCTGGCCGATAAGCTCATGGTCACGGCGGCTTTTGTTACGCTGGTGCAATTCAACCCGCGCATCGTGCCCGCCTGGGTGGCGGTGGTCATCATCGGACGGGAGTTTCTGGTCAGCGGATTGCGGTCCATCGCCGCCTCGGAAGGATTCACCATCGAGGCCAGCGATCTGGGCAAGTTCAAGATGCTGGTGCAGATTGTTTCCGTGGTGGCCGCGATTCTTGACCACCGCTGGGCCTGGTGGGACCTGCACAAACTTTACCTGCCCATCGGTCTTCCGGTTCACTTCATCGCGCAACTTTCCATCTGGTTCATGCTGACGGTCTCGCTGTTTTCCGCAGGAGATTACTTTGTCGGCTTCTGGAACAAAATTGATCGCCGTGTGGAACGCCGCCGTCGCCGTCCTTTTATATTGCGCCGGCGCAAAGGTACGCCCGTGGTTACCGCACCGCAACCGATTGATTCTTCGCCGCAGTAG
- a CDS encoding HU family DNA-binding protein encodes MTKADLIEEVSKMVELTRKDSEVVVDTIFDSIVHSLRSGDKIEIRGFGSFRTRQRKPRVGRNPKTGERVDVPAKKIPFFKPSKELKDVVNQTHAQTQPTTTPQ; translated from the coding sequence ATGACCAAAGCGGATTTGATCGAAGAAGTCTCCAAAATGGTGGAACTCACCCGCAAGGACAGCGAGGTTGTCGTTGATACTATCTTCGACAGCATTGTGCACTCGCTGCGCAGCGGCGATAAGATTGAGATCCGCGGCTTCGGCAGCTTCCGCACGCGCCAGCGCAAGCCCCGCGTAGGACGCAACCCTAAGACCGGCGAGCGGGTCGATGTCCCAGCCAAGAAAATTCCGTTCTTTAAACCCAGCAAAGAACTGAAAGACGTAGTCAACCAGACCCACGCCCAGACGCAACCTACGACTACACCGCAGTAG